A window from Lachnoanaerobaculum umeaense encodes these proteins:
- a CDS encoding phosphoglycerate kinase, translated as MLNKKTVDDLKNLKGQKVLVRCDFNVPLKDGVIQNYNRIDGAIPTIKKLLDGGAKVILCSHLGKPKGEPLPEMSLAPVAPALSERLGVDVKFVSDPQVTGEETRKLAAELKDGEVLLLENTRYRAEETKYGKEDSAVEYAKELAALCDDNIFVNDAFGTAHRAHCSNVGVTKFCKENVVGYLMEKEIKFLGEAVENPVRPFVAILGGAKVSDKINVINNLLEKVDTLIIGGGMAYTFLKAKGEEIGNSLCEEDKLDYALEMVNKAKERGVNLLLPVDHVEGKEFSNDTESKVVDTIDAGWSGFDIGPKTIENYKKALEGAKTVVWNGPMGVFEFEKFAEGTLEVCRAVAELKDATTVIGGGDSVNAVKRLGFADKMTHISTGGGASLEFLEGKELPGVAAADNR; from the coding sequence ATGCTTAACAAGAAAACAGTAGATGATTTAAAGAACTTAAAAGGTCAGAAAGTATTGGTTCGTTGTGACTTCAATGTTCCGCTAAAGGATGGAGTTATACAAAACTATAATCGTATAGACGGAGCAATCCCAACAATAAAGAAACTCCTTGATGGAGGGGCTAAAGTGATACTCTGCTCACATCTTGGAAAACCAAAGGGTGAGCCATTACCTGAGATGAGCCTTGCACCTGTAGCTCCTGCACTCTCAGAGAGGCTTGGAGTAGATGTAAAGTTTGTTTCAGATCCACAGGTAACAGGAGAAGAGACAAGGAAGCTTGCAGCCGAATTAAAGGATGGAGAGGTTCTCTTGTTAGAGAATACAAGATACAGAGCAGAAGAGACAAAGTATGGTAAAGAAGATTCTGCTGTAGAGTATGCAAAAGAGCTTGCTGCACTTTGTGATGATAATATATTTGTAAATGATGCATTCGGTACAGCTCATAGAGCACATTGCTCAAATGTAGGTGTAACTAAGTTCTGTAAAGAGAATGTTGTAGGGTACCTTATGGAGAAGGAAATCAAGTTCCTTGGAGAGGCTGTAGAGAATCCTGTTCGTCCATTTGTAGCAATCCTTGGTGGAGCTAAGGTTTCAGATAAGATTAATGTTATAAACAATCTTTTAGAGAAGGTAGATACACTTATAATAGGTGGTGGTATGGCATATACATTCTTAAAGGCAAAGGGTGAGGAAATCGGAAACTCACTTTGTGAAGAGGATAAGCTTGACTACGCACTTGAGATGGTAAACAAGGCTAAGGAAAGAGGCGTAAACCTTTTACTTCCTGTAGACCATGTAGAGGGTAAGGAATTCTCAAATGATACAGAGTCTAAGGTAGTTGATACTATAGATGCAGGATGGTCAGGATTTGATATCGGACCAAAGACAATAGAGAACTATAAGAAGGCTCTTGAGGGTGCAAAGACAGTAGTATGGAATGGACCTATGGGAGTATTCGAGTTTGAGAAGTTTGCAGAGGGAACACTTGAGGTATGTAGAGCTGTAGCTGAACTTAAGGATGCTACAACCGTTATTGGTGGTGGAGATTCTGTAAACGCAGTAAAGAGACTTGGATTTGCAGATAAGATGACACATATTTCTACAGGTGGTGGTGCTTCACTTGAATTCTTAGAGGGTAAGGAATTACCGGGTGTAGCAGCAGCTGACAATAGATAA
- the gap gene encoding type I glyceraldehyde-3-phosphate dehydrogenase: MSVKVAINGFGRIGRLAFRQMFEADGYEVVAINDLTDPKMLAHLLKYDTAQGGFAGRIGEGKHTVEAGEDSITVDGKKITIYKEADASKLPWGEIGVDVVLECTGFYTSKDKASAHITAGAKKVVISAPAGNDLPTVVFSVNEKTLKASDTVISAASCTTNCLAPMADTLNKLAPIQSGIMSTIHAYTGDQMILDGPHRKGDLRRARAGAANIVPNSTGAAKAIGLVIPELNGKLIGSAQRVPVPTGSTTILTAVVKKAGLTKEDINAAMKAAASASFGYTEDEIVSSDVIGMQYGSLFDATQTMVTPIADDLYQVQVVSWYDNENSYTSQMVRTIKYFAELA, translated from the coding sequence ATGTCAGTAAAAGTAGCAATTAACGGTTTTGGACGTATTGGTCGTTTAGCTTTCAGACAGATGTTTGAGGCTGATGGATATGAAGTAGTAGCAATCAATGATCTTACAGATCCTAAGATGTTGGCACATCTTTTAAAGTATGATACAGCACAGGGCGGATTTGCAGGTCGTATAGGAGAAGGAAAGCACACAGTAGAAGCTGGTGAGGATTCAATCACAGTTGACGGAAAGAAGATCACAATCTACAAAGAGGCAGATGCTTCTAAGCTTCCTTGGGGAGAGATCGGTGTGGACGTTGTACTTGAGTGTACAGGATTCTATACATCAAAGGATAAGGCATCAGCACATATCACAGCAGGTGCTAAGAAGGTTGTTATTTCAGCTCCGGCAGGAAATGATCTTCCTACAGTTGTATTCAGCGTAAACGAGAAGACACTTAAGGCAAGTGATACAGTTATTTCAGCTGCTTCATGTACAACAAACTGTCTTGCACCTATGGCTGATACACTTAACAAGCTTGCTCCTATCCAGAGCGGTATCATGAGCACAATCCATGCTTATACAGGTGATCAGATGATCCTTGACGGACCACATAGAAAGGGTGACCTTAGAAGAGCAAGAGCAGGTGCTGCAAATATCGTACCTAACTCAACAGGTGCTGCAAAGGCTATCGGTCTTGTTATCCCTGAGCTTAACGGAAAGCTTATCGGATCTGCACAGAGAGTTCCTGTTCCAACAGGTTCTACAACAATCCTTACAGCTGTTGTAAAGAAGGCAGGACTTACAAAAGAAGATATCAATGCTGCAATGAAGGCTGCCGCATCTGCATCATTCGGATACACAGAGGATGAGATTGTTTCATCAGATGTTATCGGTATGCAGTATGGTTCATTATTTGATGCAACACAGACAATGGTAACACCTATAGCTGATGATTTATATCAGGTTCAGGTTGTTTCATGGTATGATAACGAGAATTCTTACACATCACAGATGGTTAGAACAATCAAGTACTTTGCTGAATTAGCATAA
- a CDS encoding Na/Pi cotransporter family protein — protein MIEKISYLFGFVGGLGMFLYGMHIMADGMQKTAGGKMQHFLSKITDNRVTAIMLGALITAIIQSSGATTVMVVGFVSAGVLTLVQAVGVIMGANIGTTITAWVVSIGTIGESMELLKPGFYAPVLIGIGAGLIIFTKSDKKKTIGEILIGLGMLFMGLDLMAGNIKPFTTLPIFSEAFRVLGGNPILGIIVGIVVTALMQSSSASVGILQTLAFNGVVTTSAAIYITLGQNIGSCVTAIISSMGSSRTAKRAAAIHLLFNAIGAIVFGILGFVVFSINTNLANHTINAVEISLFHTLFNFTMTSLLFPFANLLVKLSGMIVIGKNDEVVEEAKEPVLQLDERVLLSPAFAVQTANNEVARMGNIALKSLKAAISAINTKSIDDIETVAKCEKTLDDMQEALTKFLIKVDNLSLSESQKKHINNLFNMVTDIERVGDHADNISENAKYMIDNNLEFSDLGKEDLAEISKDSIEAFEIAINASAGDALRAVRKVNKLEDKVDMLEDEFREKHIERLSKGDCHPQSGIAFLDIISNLERISDHATNIVGYVKNEI, from the coding sequence ATGATCGAGAAAATATCATATCTCTTTGGCTTTGTAGGTGGTCTTGGTATGTTCCTGTATGGAATGCATATCATGGCAGATGGTATGCAAAAGACCGCAGGCGGTAAGATGCAGCATTTTTTAAGTAAAATAACTGATAACAGAGTTACAGCTATTATGCTTGGTGCTTTGATAACAGCCATTATACAAAGTTCAGGTGCTACTACAGTAATGGTAGTAGGTTTTGTAAGTGCAGGAGTGTTGACACTGGTACAAGCTGTAGGTGTAATAATGGGTGCAAATATAGGTACTACGATCACAGCTTGGGTAGTTTCCATAGGTACTATAGGAGAGTCTATGGAACTGTTAAAACCGGGATTTTATGCACCGGTGCTCATTGGAATAGGTGCAGGACTTATAATATTTACTAAGTCAGATAAGAAAAAGACAATCGGTGAAATACTTATTGGACTTGGAATGCTCTTTATGGGTCTGGATCTGATGGCAGGTAATATAAAACCTTTCACTACATTGCCTATATTCTCAGAGGCATTTAGAGTACTTGGTGGCAACCCGATACTTGGTATTATAGTAGGCATAGTAGTAACTGCCCTGATGCAAAGCTCATCCGCATCAGTAGGTATCTTACAGACATTAGCATTTAATGGAGTGGTAACAACTTCAGCCGCTATATATATTACATTAGGTCAAAATATAGGTTCCTGTGTGACAGCTATTATATCAAGTATGGGAAGTAGCAGAACAGCAAAGAGAGCTGCAGCAATTCATCTATTGTTTAATGCAATAGGAGCGATAGTTTTTGGTATATTGGGATTTGTAGTATTTTCAATAAATACTAATCTTGCAAATCATACTATAAATGCTGTAGAAATATCATTGTTTCATACCTTGTTTAACTTCACAATGACATCATTATTATTCCCATTTGCAAATCTTCTTGTAAAATTATCAGGAATGATTGTAATAGGTAAGAATGATGAAGTTGTAGAAGAAGCTAAAGAGCCGGTATTACAACTTGATGAAAGAGTACTTCTAAGCCCTGCTTTTGCTGTACAAACAGCAAATAATGAGGTGGCTCGTATGGGAAATATTGCCCTAAAGAGTTTAAAAGCAGCTATAAGTGCAATTAACACTAAGAGTATTGATGATATAGAAACTGTAGCAAAATGTGAGAAAACTCTGGACGATATGCAGGAAGCTTTGACAAAATTTCTTATAAAAGTAGACAATCTCTCACTGAGTGAGAGCCAGAAAAAGCATATAAATAATCTCTTCAATATGGTAACGGATATAGAGAGAGTGGGAGACCATGCAGATAATATTTCTGAGAATGCAAAGTATATGATAGATAATAATCTTGAATTCAGTGATCTTGGAAAAGAAGACCTTGCAGAGATTTCAAAAGACAGCATAGAAGCTTTTGAAATTGCAATTAATGCAAGTGCCGGAGATGCGCTAAGAGCTGTAAGAAAGGTTAATAAGCTGGAAGATAAGGTAGATATGCTTGAAGATGAGTTTAGAGAGAAGCATATTGAAAGACTTTCAAAGGGAGATTGCCATCCTCAGTCAGGAATTGCCTTCCTTGATATAATAAGTAATTTGGAGCGTATCTCTGACCATGCAACAAATATAGTAGGATATGTGAAGAATGAAATATAA
- a CDS encoding diaminopimelate decarboxylase, with protein sequence MQKMPFLTLDKVKEIVKTYPTPWHIYDEKGIRENAIRLNEAFSWNKGFKEYFAVKATPNPFIMNILKECGCGVDCSSLTELQLADVCGFRGKDIMFSSNETPIEEFKFANDLGAIINLDDITHIEYVEKVCGKLPETMSARYNPGGVFTMSNGIMDNPGDAKYGMTPDQIIEAFNIMKSKGVKYFGIHAFLASNTVTNEYYPKLSRELFEFAVRIKKECDISINFINLSGGIGIPYTPEEEPNDIYEIGKGVQKAYDEVLVANGIMDVSIFTELGRYMLGPYGALVTEAVHEKHTYKEYIGVDACAVNLMRPAMYGAYHHLSVLGKENENAEYTYDVVGALCENNDKFAIDRMLPKIEKGDYIYIHDTGAHGFAMGYNYNGKLKSAELLLQEDGSIKLIRRAETVKDYFATFDFSDILDKYLK encoded by the coding sequence ATGCAAAAGATGCCATTTTTGACTTTAGATAAGGTAAAAGAAATTGTAAAGACATACCCTACACCATGGCATATATATGATGAAAAGGGAATAAGAGAGAATGCAATAAGATTAAATGAAGCATTCAGTTGGAATAAGGGCTTTAAAGAATATTTTGCTGTAAAGGCCACTCCAAATCCTTTTATAATGAATATACTAAAAGAGTGTGGTTGTGGTGTAGACTGTTCTTCTTTGACAGAGCTACAATTAGCAGATGTATGTGGTTTTCGTGGAAAAGATATAATGTTTTCATCTAATGAGACTCCTATAGAAGAATTTAAGTTTGCTAATGACCTTGGAGCAATAATCAATCTGGATGATATCACACATATAGAATATGTAGAGAAAGTTTGTGGTAAACTGCCTGAAACTATGAGTGCCAGATACAATCCGGGTGGAGTCTTCACTATGTCAAATGGTATAATGGATAATCCGGGAGATGCAAAATACGGTATGACTCCGGATCAAATAATAGAAGCTTTCAATATAATGAAATCAAAAGGAGTAAAATACTTCGGTATACATGCATTTCTTGCCAGCAATACTGTTACAAATGAGTATTATCCAAAGCTTTCAAGAGAATTATTTGAGTTTGCTGTAAGAATAAAAAAGGAATGCGATATCTCTATAAATTTTATAAATCTCTCAGGAGGAATAGGTATACCATATACTCCGGAAGAAGAGCCTAATGATATATATGAGATAGGAAAAGGTGTACAGAAGGCTTATGATGAAGTGCTTGTGGCAAATGGCATCATGGATGTATCTATATTTACAGAGCTTGGTAGATACATGCTTGGACCATATGGTGCATTGGTAACAGAGGCAGTTCATGAAAAGCATACCTATAAAGAGTATATAGGTGTGGATGCTTGTGCAGTTAATCTTATGCGTCCTGCAATGTATGGTGCATATCATCATCTTAGCGTACTTGGTAAAGAAAACGAAAATGCAGAATATACATATGATGTAGTAGGTGCATTATGTGAGAATAATGATAAGTTTGCTATAGATAGAATGCTTCCAAAGATAGAAAAGGGAGATTATATCTATATACATGATACCGGAGCCCATGGATTTGCAATGGGATATAATTACAATGGAAAACTTAAATCAGCAGAGCTTTTATTACAGGAAGATGGAAGTATAAAGTTGATAAGAAGAGCTGAAACTGTTAAAGATTATTTTGCTACATTTGATTTTTCAGATATTTTAGACAAATATTTGAAATAA
- the gyrA gene encoding DNA gyrase subunit A — MEPNVFDKFNEIDLKKTMEKSYIDYAMSVIAARALPDIRDGLKPVQRRVLFSMIELNNGPDKPHRKCARIVGDTMGKYHPHGDSSIYGSLVNMAQDWSMRYPLVDGHGNFGSVDGDGAAAMRYTEARLSKIAMEMLADINKDTVDFAPNFDETEKEPTVLPSRYPNLLVNGTTGIAVGMATNIPPHNLSEVIDAVVRIIDNKIEEKESTIDEMLNIIKGPDFPTGAHILGLRGIREAYTTGRGKIKVRAVSEIEAMPNGKNRIIVTELPYLVNKAKLIEKIAELVKDKRIDGITDLRDESNREGMRVVIELRRDVNAGVILNRLYKHTQLQETFGVNMLALVNNQPKVLNILQMLEYYLAHQEDVVTRRTKYDLNKAKERAHILEGLLIALDNIDEIIKIIRGSANVSIAKEELIKRFGLSDVQAQAIVDMRLRALTGLERERLESEYNELLAKISYFEGILADEKKLLGVIREEILAVEDKFKDDRRTGFIQDDDMEDEDLIQREDIIIAMTKLGYIKRMSPDNFNVQNRGGKGIKGMQTIDDDFIEDIVMSTTHNDIYFFTNKGRVYTIKGYRIPEASRTARGVAIVNLLQLQPDERISAIIPSEAKSRDGYLFMVTKKGTIKKCQINLFDNIRKNGLAAINLTEDDELIEVKVTHGDDDLIIVSKDGMCIRINDKDIRAMGRGATGVRGMRLNNGDEVIGMQLASQGEHLLLVSEYGYGKRTKISEFKVQNRGGKGIICYKDNEKTGKLVGAKLVNEDREILLITTEGIIIRIEVSGISVIGRAASGVKLMNIDRASDTKIASIAKIREEKNAESDEESNT, encoded by the coding sequence ATGGAACCAAATGTTTTCGACAAGTTTAATGAGATCGACTTAAAGAAAACCATGGAAAAGTCATATATTGACTATGCAATGAGTGTTATTGCAGCAAGAGCACTTCCGGATATAAGGGACGGTTTAAAGCCGGTACAAAGAAGAGTGCTATTTTCTATGATAGAACTAAATAACGGTCCGGATAAGCCACATAGAAAATGTGCCCGTATTGTCGGAGATACAATGGGTAAATATCACCCACATGGAGATTCTTCAATATACGGATCATTGGTAAACATGGCTCAGGACTGGTCCATGAGATATCCTCTTGTGGACGGACATGGAAACTTCGGATCTGTGGACGGTGACGGTGCGGCAGCTATGAGATACACAGAGGCAAGACTTTCAAAGATTGCCATGGAGATGCTCGCCGATATAAATAAAGATACTGTTGATTTTGCTCCAAACTTTGATGAGACTGAAAAGGAGCCTACAGTATTGCCGTCAAGATATCCGAACCTGCTTGTAAACGGTACCACAGGTATTGCGGTAGGTATGGCCACAAATATTCCTCCTCACAATTTAAGCGAGGTAATAGATGCCGTAGTAAGGATAATAGATAATAAGATAGAAGAAAAAGAATCTACTATCGATGAAATGCTTAATATCATAAAGGGACCTGACTTCCCAACAGGTGCACATATACTTGGACTTAGAGGAATCAGAGAAGCCTATACTACAGGTAGAGGAAAGATAAAGGTAAGAGCGGTATCTGAAATAGAAGCCATGCCAAACGGCAAAAACAGAATTATAGTTACCGAGCTTCCGTATCTTGTAAATAAAGCAAAGCTTATCGAAAAGATTGCCGAACTTGTAAAAGATAAAAGGATAGACGGTATTACAGATCTTAGAGACGAATCAAACCGTGAAGGAATGAGAGTCGTTATAGAACTTAGAAGAGATGTAAATGCCGGAGTTATATTAAACAGATTATATAAGCATACACAGTTACAGGAAACTTTCGGTGTAAATATGCTGGCACTTGTAAATAATCAGCCTAAGGTACTTAATATTTTACAGATGCTTGAGTATTATCTTGCACATCAGGAGGATGTTGTAACAAGAAGAACCAAGTATGATCTAAATAAAGCTAAGGAAAGAGCTCATATTTTGGAAGGTTTGCTTATAGCCCTTGATAATATTGATGAGATCATAAAGATAATCAGAGGCAGTGCAAATGTAAGTATTGCAAAAGAAGAACTTATAAAGAGATTCGGGCTTAGCGATGTACAGGCACAGGCTATAGTTGATATGCGTCTTAGAGCTCTTACAGGTCTGGAAAGAGAAAGACTTGAGTCTGAGTACAATGAGCTTTTGGCTAAGATTTCATATTTTGAGGGAATATTGGCAGACGAGAAAAAACTTCTGGGTGTGATAAGAGAAGAGATCCTCGCTGTTGAAGATAAATTTAAGGATGATAGAAGAACAGGCTTTATACAGGATGATGATATGGAAGATGAGGACCTTATACAAAGGGAAGATATTATCATTGCAATGACAAAGCTTGGATATATAAAGAGAATGAGTCCTGACAATTTCAATGTACAAAATAGAGGTGGTAAGGGCATCAAGGGTATGCAGACCATTGATGACGACTTTATTGAAGACATTGTTATGTCAACCACTCACAATGATATATACTTCTTTACAAATAAGGGTAGAGTGTATACTATAAAGGGATACAGGATTCCGGAAGCTTCAAGAACTGCAAGAGGTGTTGCAATAGTAAATCTCTTACAGCTGCAACCGGATGAAAGGATATCGGCTATTATTCCAAGTGAGGCTAAGTCAAGGGATGGATATCTCTTTATGGTAACCAAGAAGGGTACTATAAAGAAATGTCAGATAAACCTTTTTGATAATATAAGAAAGAACGGCTTGGCAGCCATAAATCTGACAGAGGATGATGAGCTGATAGAGGTAAAGGTTACTCATGGTGATGATGATCTTATCATAGTTTCAAAAGATGGTATGTGTATCAGAATAAATGATAAAGATATAAGAGCTATGGGTAGAGGTGCTACCGGCGTTCGAGGTATGAGACTGAACAATGGTGATGAAGTTATAGGAATGCAGCTGGCATCTCAAGGGGAACATTTGCTACTTGTTTCTGAGTATGGATATGGAAAAAGAACTAAGATATCTGAGTTCAAAGTCCAAAATAGAGGCGGTAAGGGTATCATATGCTATAAGGATAATGAAAAGACCGGAAAATTGGTAGGTGCAAAACTTGTTAATGAAGATAGAGAGATTTTGCTGATAACTACTGAAGGAATTATTATCAGAATAGAAGTAAGCGGAATATCTGTTATTGGTAGAGCTGCATCAGGAGTGAAGCTTATGAATATAGATAGAGCAAGTGATACAAAAATTGCAAGTATTGCAAAGATCAGAGAAGAAAAAAATGCAGAATCTGATGAGGAAAGCAATACATAG
- the gyrB gene encoding DNA topoisomerase (ATP-hydrolyzing) subunit B, with amino-acid sequence MSTEYDASQIQILEGLEAVRVRPGMYIGSISSRGLHHLVYEIVDNSVDEALAGFCTEIKVKINEDNSITVRDNGRGIPVDIQQKAGKPALEVVFTILHAGGKFGGGGYKTSGGLHGVGASVVNALSTWLDVKVYKEGKIYHMRFEKGKVVEDMHVMGECDLSESGTEVSFLPDAGIFEETVYDFDILKVRLRETAFLTKALKIVLIDDREEKKEMSFHYEGGIKEFVTYLNKSKSPIYDDVIYCEGVKEKVVVEVAMQHNDTYTESIYTFVNNINTPEGGTHLSGFKNALTKTFNEYARNNKFLKENEDNLSGEDIREGLVAIISVKIQDPQFEGQTKQKLGNSEAQTAVNSIVSEQLTYFLEQNPGVAKLISEKAITAQRARAAARKARDLTRRKSALDGMSLPGKLADCSSKNPEECEIFIVEGDSAGGSAKSARKRDTQAILPLRGKILNVEKARLDKIYSNTEIKSMITAFGTGIQKDFDISKLRYNKIIIMTDADVDGAHIDTLMLTFIYRFMPELIKEGHVYLAQPPLYKLEKNKNVWYAYSDEELDNILKEVGRDQNNKIQRYKGLGEMDAEQLWETTMDPERRVLKKVVLDDSMLSETDLTFNTLMGDQVAPRREFIEANAKYVSNLDI; translated from the coding sequence ATGAGTACAGAGTATGATGCATCCCAAATTCAAATACTGGAAGGTTTAGAGGCCGTTAGAGTAAGACCCGGAATGTATATTGGTTCAATATCATCAAGGGGTCTTCATCATCTTGTTTATGAGATAGTAGATAACTCTGTAGATGAGGCTCTTGCAGGATTTTGTACCGAGATAAAGGTAAAAATAAATGAAGATAATTCAATCACTGTAAGAGATAATGGTAGAGGTATACCGGTAGACATTCAGCAAAAGGCAGGAAAGCCGGCGCTTGAGGTAGTATTTACAATACTGCATGCCGGGGGAAAATTCGGTGGCGGAGGATACAAAACATCAGGAGGTCTACATGGAGTAGGTGCTTCTGTAGTAAATGCACTTTCCACTTGGCTGGACGTAAAAGTATATAAAGAAGGCAAGATATATCATATGCGATTTGAAAAGGGTAAAGTCGTTGAAGATATGCATGTGATGGGAGAATGTGATCTTAGCGAAAGTGGTACAGAGGTAAGCTTTTTACCGGATGCAGGTATATTTGAGGAAACAGTATATGATTTTGATATATTAAAAGTAAGGCTGAGAGAAACTGCCTTCCTTACCAAGGCATTAAAAATTGTTTTGATTGATGACAGGGAAGAGAAAAAAGAAATGTCTTTCCACTATGAGGGGGGTATCAAGGAATTTGTAACCTATCTAAATAAAAGTAAATCACCTATATATGATGATGTAATATATTGTGAGGGTGTAAAAGAAAAGGTTGTTGTGGAAGTCGCGATGCAGCATAATGATACCTATACTGAAAGTATATATACCTTTGTAAATAATATAAATACTCCTGAGGGTGGAACACATCTTTCAGGATTTAAAAATGCACTTACAAAGACATTTAATGAATATGCCAGAAACAATAAATTTCTAAAGGAAAATGAGGATAATCTTTCCGGAGAAGATATAAGAGAAGGACTTGTGGCTATAATCTCTGTTAAGATACAAGATCCTCAGTTTGAAGGTCAGACCAAACAAAAACTTGGAAACTCAGAAGCACAGACTGCTGTAAATTCTATAGTAAGTGAGCAGCTTACTTACTTCCTTGAGCAAAACCCCGGGGTTGCAAAGCTTATAAGTGAAAAGGCAATTACGGCACAAAGAGCGAGAGCGGCTGCAAGAAAAGCAAGAGATCTTACAAGAAGGAAGTCTGCACTTGACGGTATGAGTTTACCCGGTAAACTGGCAGATTGCTCAAGTAAGAATCCTGAGGAATGTGAGATATTTATAGTAGAGGGAGATTCTGCGGGAGGTTCTGCAAAATCAGCAAGAAAGAGAGATACTCAGGCTATATTGCCACTTAGAGGAAAAATACTGAATGTAGAGAAGGCAAGACTTGATAAGATATATTCAAATACCGAAATAAAGTCAATGATCACGGCATTCGGTACAGGTATACAGAAAGATTTTGATATCAGTAAGCTTCGCTATAATAAGATTATTATAATGACTGATGCCGATGTGGACGGAGCGCATATTGATACTTTGATGCTTACATTCATATACAGATTTATGCCTGAACTTATAAAGGAAGGTCATGTGTATCTGGCTCAGCCACCACTGTATAAGCTTGAGAAGAATAAAAATGTATGGTACGCATATTCTGATGAAGAACTTGATAATATATTAAAAGAAGTTGGAAGAGATCAGAATAATAAGATACAAAGATATAAAGGTCTGGGAGAGATGGATGCGGAGCAGCTTTGGGAAACAACTATGGATCCTGAACGCAGAGTGCTTAAGAAGGTAGTACTTGATGATTCTATGCTTTCAGAAACAGATTTAACATTTAACACTTTGATGGGTGACCAGGTTGCTCCAAGAAGAGAGTTTATAGAAGCAAATGCGAAGTATGTATCGAATTTGGATATTTAA
- a CDS encoding SemiSWEET family transporter — protein sequence MTKKRINTFIGSIGAFIGVLVFLSYIPQIIANIGGEKSQPLQPLVAAISCLLWVIYGLTNEHKIDYILIIPNAAGVVFGFLTFITAL from the coding sequence ATGACAAAAAAGAGAATTAATACATTCATAGGATCTATAGGAGCATTTATCGGAGTTTTAGTATTCTTATCTTATATACCGCAAATTATAGCAAATATAGGTGGTGAGAAATCTCAACCGCTGCAGCCGCTTGTAGCGGCAATATCTTGTTTGTTATGGGTTATATATGGCTTAACAAATGAACATAAAATAGATTATATCCTTATTATACCGAATGCGGCAGGTGTAGTTTTCGGATTTTTGACTTTTATAACAGCTTTGTAA